CCACCGTGCGGATGACCATGCCGCTCGGGGCCGCACGGTGAAGGTGCTCATCGCGGACGACAACACGATCGTGCGCGAGGGGCTGGCCGCCCTGCTGCAGGGCCGTGGGCACGAGGTCGTGGCCGCGGTCGGCGACGGGGACGCCGCGCTCGCCGCCCTGGCCGCGCTCGGGACGGCGACCGTCGACGTCGTGGTGATGGACATCCGGATGCCGCCGACGCACACCGACGAGGGGGTGCGGGCCGCCGTCCGCCTCAAGGCCGCACGGCCCGACGTCGGCGTGCTGTTGTTCTCCCAGTACGCCGAGGTGCGGTGGGCCCGGACGCTGCTCGACGTCGCCACCGTCGGCGTCGGGTACCTGCTCAAGGACCGCGTCGCCGAGGTCGCCACGTTCATCGAGTCGCTGCAGCAGGTCGCCGCGGGCAACGTCGTGCTCGACCCCGAGGTCGCGGCGGCGCTCGTGCAGGCACCGCGGCCCCTGCACGACCGGCTCGAACGACTGACGGCGCGCGAGACCGACGTGCTGCGGCTGATGGCGGAGGGGCGCTCGAACACCGCGATCGCCGAGACGCTGTTCCTGTCCGGCGGCACGGTCGAGAAGCACGTCACGGCGGTGTTCGGGAAGCTCGGCCTCGAGGCGGCGCCGAGCGACCACCGGCGGGTGCTGGCGGTGCTGCGGTTCCTCGCGGCCTGACGAGGCGTCGCTCGGTGCACGCCGCCCGTCGGCCGGGGCCCGCCGCTGGCCAGCCCTCGCCCGTCGCCCGCTCCCGGTCGTCCGACGGCGACCACAGTGCGGACGGGAGGCGCACTGCGGCACCGCCACGGGCCTCCTGGCCGTGACCGGCCCGGTCGGGCAGACTGCAGGCGGGGGCCGCGCCGACCGTGCGCGGTGACGAGGGGGAGACCATGTCGGAACCGCGACCGCACGTCCGTCGCCGCTGGCGGCTGTTCGCCCTGCTCGTCCTGGTCCTGGACGTGCTGATGGTCCTGCCGCTGCCCTTCGTGGTCGTGAGCCACCCGCTCGGACTGGCTTCGTACAACGGGATCGCGTACGGGCTGCTCACGTGGGGTGCGCCGGCAGCGGCCGTGCTCACGGTCATCGCGCTGGTGGTGGTGCCCGCCCCCCGCGGACTGCTCGATGCCGGGGCGGGCGTCCTGGCCGTGCTGACGGGGGTGGGCGGGATCGTCTGGCTCGGTGTCGCCGCGAGCTTCGGCGGGGCAGCGGGGCCGTTCGGTCTCCTGTTGCTGGGGGCGGCGGTGCTCCTGGTGGTGCTCATCGTCAGGGGCGGTCCGCGTCCCGAGCGCTGAACGGATCCGGCCTGACGTCCGCGCCGGACGCAGATAGCATGCCCGGCATGGGGGTCGGAACCAACGATGCCGTCGCTGGGGCGTCGACCAGGAGCGCGCGTTCGGCTGCTGTCGCGGCTGTCGCTGCTGTCGCGGTCGCGCTGCTCGCCGGGTGCACCGCCGGAGCGAGTCGGCACGGTGTGAGCCACGTCGGCCCCGAGCCGACGGCGATGACGGTCGAGGACGGGGTCGAGACCTGGGACCTGACGGTGCCGCCCTCGGTCGAGGCGTTCGGGATCGACACCGACGTCCCGGGGGGAGCGCGGACCCGGGTCGGGGCGTACGCCTCGGAGTCCGGCGGGGGACGCCCGGTGCGGTTCCTGCTCCCCGGCGGCGAGGAGGTCCGGGTGCAGGCGACCCAGGTGATCTTCGACGCGCTCGACAACGCGCAGGAGGTGACGGACCGGTCGGGCGAGGTGGTCCTGCCGGAGGGGCGGCTGTTCCACCTGCGCGTGAACACCGTGCCGGTGGAGGGCGCGGAGGCCGGCGTCGACGGGTACCGCGACGTCCTCGAGCAGCTCGACCTGCCGGACACGTCCGTCGGGGAGCTCCAGGAGAAGATCGCAGCGGCCGACTCGGTCGACCCCGTGGACGCGTCCCAGCGGGTCAGCGTCGGGGCCGACGTGGCGAAGACGGACGGGCTCGACTTCGGGCCCAGCACGTCGTTCCGGCCGAACGACGAGCCGCTGCGCTTCACCCTCCGGTTGAACGGCGCGTGGGACCCCATCCCGATCCCGTGAGCGGTCGCCGGGCCGCTCGGGTCCGCCGGACCGGGTCTTCCCCGGGGCAGTCAGTGCCTGCTACCGTGCGACCACGGACCCGGGGGGGACACGATGCGGACACTGACCACACTCTGCGCAGCCGTCGTACTGGCGACCGTGACGATCGGCACGACGGGGTGCACCGACGCACCCGACGGCGGGACGACACCGTCAGCCATCGCGGCGAGGCCGACGGCGTCCGCGTCGCCGGGGCTGCCGGAGCACCTGGCGATCCTGCACCGGCCCTTCGCCGCGACCGACGCGTTCCCGGAGTCCGAGGTCGCTGCGTCGACGCTCGAGGAGGTCGTGCCGAACAGCCAGCGTCGCGCCGGCGAGCGGGACGGCACGACCTACTGGGTGGCGGCGGCCTCGAACGGTGGGGCATGTCTGATCGCCCTGGACGTGGACCAGGACAGCCCGGACGACTACGGCATGTGCGGCGGGACCCACGTGCCGGCCGCGGAGGTGCTCGTGACCATGGACGGCGACGACGGACACCGGGTCTCCCTGGTGTCCGACGGCTACACCGACCGGGGGCCGACGGCGCTGCACGAGGTCGT
The sequence above is drawn from the Curtobacterium sp. L6-1 genome and encodes:
- a CDS encoding response regulator transcription factor, which codes for MKVLIADDNTIVREGLAALLQGRGHEVVAAVGDGDAALAALAALGTATVDVVVMDIRMPPTHTDEGVRAAVRLKAARPDVGVLLFSQYAEVRWARTLLDVATVGVGYLLKDRVAEVATFIESLQQVAAGNVVLDPEVAAALVQAPRPLHDRLERLTARETDVLRLMAEGRSNTAIAETLFLSGGTVEKHVTAVFGKLGLEAAPSDHRRVLAVLRFLAA